DNA from Synechococcus sp. CBW1108:
GAGGCCCTTCTGATCGAGGGCCACCCGCAGTTTTTCGATCTCGCGCCGGTGGGCCAGCAGTTTGCGCACCCGCAGGGGCTCGTGGTTGAAGTAGGCCCCGGCATGGGTGTGGGGGGAGATGTGCACGTTGTGGAGCTGCAGCTCCCCCTTGCGGATCAGGCAGAAGCCGTCACGCAGGTTGCAGTGGCCCGCCCGGATCGACTTCACCTCCGTGCCCAGCAGTTCAACGCCCGTTTCCAGGGTTTCGAGAATCTCGTACTGGTGGCGGGCGAAACGGTTGTCGGCCAGCAGCTTGTTGGCGGCATCACGCTGGGCCTTGGCTTTTTTCTTGCCCCCGCCCTTTGCCATCGCTGCTCCGCATCCTTCCCCTGGACCTTCCGACCCTAGGGAGCTGCCGGTACCCTCGCTGCATGGCCATCGTTTCCTCGGGATCCCCGCAGCCTTCCCAGCCGCGGCTGGTGGATCCCACCGCCGTGGTCGGCGAGGTCGGGGCCGGGCCTGGGCCGATCGCCCGGGAAGATGGCCTGCGCCCCAAGCGCCTTGCCGACTACATCGGCCAGAGCGAGCTCAAGCAGGTGCTGGCCATCGCCGTGGAGGCCACCCGGGCCCGCCAGGAGGCCCTCGACCACGTGCTGCTCTACGGCCCGCCGGGTCTGGGCAAAACCACCATGGCCCTGGTGCTGGCCGAGGAGCTGGGGGTGCGCTGTCGCATCACCAGTGCGCCGGCCCTGGAGCGCCCCCGCGACATCGTTGGCCTACTGGTGAACCTGCAGCCCCATGAGCTGCTGTTCATCGACGAGATTCACCGACTTAACCGGGTGGCCGAGGAGATCCTCTACCCGGCAATGGAAGACTGCCGCCTCGATCTCACCGTGGGCAAGGGCACCACCGCCCGTACCCGCAGCCTGGAGCTGCCGCCCTTCACCCTGGTGGGGGCCACCACCAAGGCCGGCGCCTTGAGTTCGCCGCTGCGGGATCGCTTTGGCCTGATCCAGCGGCTGGAGTTTTATGGCATCGACGACCTGCAGGCGATCGTCGAGCGGGCCGCTGGCCTGCTCCAGATCGCGCTCGAGGCCGACGCCGCTGTGGAGGTGGCGCGCCGCTGCCGCGGCACCCCCCGCATCGCCAATCGTTTGCTGCGGCGGGTGCGCGACGTGGCATCGGTGCGCGGCCATGGCCGCATCGGCCCGGCGCTGGTGGCCGAGGCCCTCAGCCTGCATCGGGTCGACGATCGGGGCCTCGATGCCAGCGATCGGCGCCTGCTGACCCTGATGCTGGAGGCCTATGGCGGGGGGCCCGTGGGCCTCGACACCCTGGCGGCGGGCCTGGGCGAAGATTCCGCCACCCTCGAAGCGGTGGTCGAGCCCTACCTGCTGCAACTGGGCTTTCTGCAGCGCACGCCGCGGGGCCGGCTGGTCACCTTGGCGGGTCGCAGCCACCTGGGCTGGCCGGCCGGAGCGGCGGCATGAGCGGGCTCCGCCCGTGATCTCCACCCTGCTTGCTTTGCTGTTGGGGGTGCAGTTGCTGCTGCCCCAGCTCTTTGACCAGGCCCTCAGTGCCAGCCGGGAGGGGCGCTTCGCCGAGGCCCTGCCCCTCTGGAACCAGGTGTTGGAGGTGGCCCCAAACGATGCGGCGGCCTGGAGCAACCGGGGCAACGTGCTGCTGGCCTTGGGCGATCCCCGCGCCGCCATTGCCGACCAGACCAAGGCCATCGCCCTCGATAGCGAGAGCC
Protein-coding regions in this window:
- the smpB gene encoding SsrA-binding protein SmpB, which codes for MAKGGGKKKAKAQRDAANKLLADNRFARHQYEILETLETGVELLGTEVKSIRAGHCNLRDGFCLIRKGELQLHNVHISPHTHAGAYFNHEPLRVRKLLAHRREIEKLRVALDQKGLTLIPLNLHLKGSWIKLTIGLAKGRKLHDKRHEERRKQDIKDAKAAIARL
- the ruvB gene encoding Holliday junction branch migration DNA helicase RuvB, whose amino-acid sequence is MAIVSSGSPQPSQPRLVDPTAVVGEVGAGPGPIAREDGLRPKRLADYIGQSELKQVLAIAVEATRARQEALDHVLLYGPPGLGKTTMALVLAEELGVRCRITSAPALERPRDIVGLLVNLQPHELLFIDEIHRLNRVAEEILYPAMEDCRLDLTVGKGTTARTRSLELPPFTLVGATTKAGALSSPLRDRFGLIQRLEFYGIDDLQAIVERAAGLLQIALEADAAVEVARRCRGTPRIANRLLRRVRDVASVRGHGRIGPALVAEALSLHRVDDRGLDASDRRLLTLMLEAYGGGPVGLDTLAAGLGEDSATLEAVVEPYLLQLGFLQRTPRGRLVTLAGRSHLGWPAGAAA